In Gammaproteobacteria bacterium, the following proteins share a genomic window:
- the aat gene encoding leucyl/phenylalanyl-tRNA--protein transferase → MKFYLPNMDLRGDFPAVEEALSEPNGLLAFGGKLDSKTLVKAYSHGIFPWFSQNEPILWWAPNPRMVLFPDKFHISRSFKRAIRQTNYQVHFNRDFKIVIDHCSKTRKDGLGTWITNEMKEAYLQLHKEGVVHCLEVDIDGQLAGGIYGVRLENIFFGESMFSLQTNGSKFALYELCKYLLKNNIKILDCQVYSEHLDSMGAELISMREFKRFLPQVSANSFDN, encoded by the coding sequence ATGAAGTTTTACTTACCAAATATGGATTTGCGTGGTGATTTCCCAGCAGTTGAGGAAGCTTTATCTGAACCCAATGGTTTGTTGGCATTTGGTGGGAAACTGGACTCGAAAACTTTAGTCAAAGCCTATTCGCATGGGATTTTTCCTTGGTTTTCGCAAAATGAACCGATATTGTGGTGGGCTCCCAATCCGCGAATGGTTCTTTTCCCGGATAAATTTCATATTTCCAGAAGTTTCAAACGAGCGATTCGACAAACAAATTATCAGGTTCACTTCAACAGAGATTTTAAGATAGTGATTGATCATTGTTCCAAAACCCGCAAAGATGGACTTGGGACGTGGATTACCAATGAAATGAAAGAAGCCTATTTACAGCTTCATAAGGAAGGAGTTGTTCATTGTCTGGAAGTTGATATTGATGGACAATTAGCCGGTGGAATTTACGGTGTGCGTTTGGAAAATATATTTTTCGGTGAATCCATGTTTAGTCTACAAACCAATGGTTCTAAGTTTGCTTTATACGAACTCTGTAAATATTTATTGAAGAACAACATAAAAATTCTGGATTGTCAGGTTTATAGTGAACATCTGGATAGCATGGGAGCCGAATTAATTTCAATGCGTGAGTTTAAGCGGTTTTTACCTCAAGTCAGTGCTAATTCTTTTGATAATTGA
- the rplM gene encoding 50S ribosomal protein L13, with protein MKTFSAKADEVKREWFVIDAENVVLGRMAAEIARRLRGKHKPVYTPHVDTGDYIVVINAEKLAVTGTKMKNKVYHKHTGYIGNLKSITLEKQLQKHPELVIETAVKGMLPKNSLGRTMYRKLKVYAGPNHPHEAQQPKPLVIGAK; from the coding sequence ATGAAAACTTTTAGTGCAAAAGCCGATGAAGTCAAGCGTGAATGGTTTGTCATTGATGCCGAAAACGTAGTTTTAGGTAGAATGGCAGCTGAAATCGCTAGACGTTTACGCGGCAAACACAAACCTGTTTACACACCTCATGTTGATACCGGTGATTACATTGTTGTTATCAATGCCGAGAAATTAGCTGTAACTGGTACAAAAATGAAAAACAAAGTTTATCACAAGCACACCGGATACATCGGTAACTTGAAATCCATAACTTTGGAAAAACAATTACAAAAACATCCTGAGTTGGTTATTGAAACGGCTGTAAAAGGCATGTTGCCAAAAAATTCATTGGGAAGAACAATGTACCGTAAACTGAAAGTTTATGCCGGTCCGAATCATCCGCATGAAGCACAACAACCAAAACCATTAGTAATAGGAGCGAAGTAA
- a CDS encoding IS481 family transposase: MDQKLYFICDYKRGIDNFSNLCERYGISRKTGYKLVNNYHENGIEGLEEKSRAPHNHPHKVPYKIRQSILELRSQRMITLGAKKIQARLKTMYPDITPPAISTINNILKQEGLVKKSRKSNRVPKYNKALKKAQQPNDLWTVDFKGQFKLKNGRWCYPLTIMDEYSRFLIDCRCQSSVKGALTIKSFQKVFKEYGLPKRIRSDNGVPFATKSISGFSSLSVWWIRLGIIPERIMPGKPQQNGKHERMHRTLKKFATRPPCQSFKSQQQRFDLFREEFNYQRPHESLGQKLPSEVYQKSPLIYPDKLPKIEYPSYFDVRRVRNTGVIYWGNGQVYITHNLKDQYVGMDEVDDGVFDIYYSIHRIGQFDIRNNKPNCVNYWTVKV, from the coding sequence ATGGACCAAAAACTATATTTCATCTGTGATTATAAACGAGGAATCGACAACTTCAGCAATCTGTGCGAACGATATGGTATCAGCCGCAAGACAGGTTATAAACTTGTCAATAACTACCATGAAAATGGTATTGAAGGATTGGAAGAAAAAAGCAGGGCTCCGCATAATCATCCACATAAAGTTCCTTATAAAATCAGGCAATCCATATTGGAACTTCGTAGCCAGCGAATGATTACATTGGGAGCAAAAAAGATTCAGGCTAGATTGAAAACCATGTATCCAGATATAACTCCTCCTGCCATATCAACAATAAATAATATTCTTAAACAAGAAGGATTAGTCAAAAAAAGCAGAAAGTCAAACAGAGTTCCCAAATATAACAAAGCTTTAAAAAAAGCTCAGCAACCCAATGACTTATGGACAGTTGACTTCAAAGGTCAATTTAAACTTAAGAACGGAAGATGGTGCTATCCGTTAACAATCATGGATGAATACAGTCGTTTCCTGATAGATTGTCGCTGCCAAAGCAGCGTAAAAGGGGCGTTGACCATAAAAAGCTTCCAAAAGGTCTTCAAAGAATATGGTTTACCAAAACGAATACGCTCAGACAACGGAGTTCCATTCGCTACAAAATCAATTTCGGGGTTTTCATCATTGTCTGTCTGGTGGATACGACTTGGCATTATTCCTGAAAGAATCATGCCCGGTAAGCCACAACAAAATGGTAAACACGAACGCATGCACAGGACATTAAAAAAGTTTGCCACAAGACCTCCCTGCCAATCATTTAAATCACAGCAACAACGCTTTGACTTGTTTCGTGAAGAGTTCAATTACCAAAGACCTCATGAATCATTGGGTCAAAAACTTCCCTCAGAAGTTTATCAAAAATCACCATTAATTTATCCTGATAAGCTACCCAAAATTGAGTACCCGAGTTATTTTGATGTTAGAAGGGTCAGAAATACTGGAGTTATTTATTGGGGCAATGGACAAGTTTACATCACTCACAACCTAAAAGATCAGTATGTTGGCATGGACGAAGTTGATGACGGAGTGTTCGATATTTACTATAGTATTCATAGAATTGGACAATTTGATATACGAAATAATAAACCAAATTGTGTTAATTATTGGACTGTAAAAGTGTAA
- a CDS encoding YeeE/YedE thiosulfate transporter family protein: MNSSWGWLKSGIILGFCFLIAVALVKPIGVSTQYVIADCFIFCKLKPDLAQKNTDAEGNTTYSSSNAYLNKSDGKYAKSSLNIANYGFIFVLAMFAGGFLSAKLGGPKVEKDEGWIPQTWRDNLGSSWNKRMFGAFISGFFILFGARLASGCTSGHMMSGMMQTSLSGYLFAAGVFAIAVPVAIFVFKK; the protein is encoded by the coding sequence ATGAATAGTTCTTGGGGATGGCTTAAGAGTGGAATCATTCTTGGGTTTTGTTTTTTAATTGCAGTAGCACTTGTGAAGCCGATTGGTGTTTCCACACAGTATGTTATTGCTGATTGTTTTATCTTTTGTAAGCTCAAACCGGATTTGGCGCAGAAAAACACAGATGCAGAAGGAAACACAACATATTCAAGTTCAAATGCTTACTTGAATAAAAGTGATGGTAAGTATGCTAAAAGCAGTTTGAATATTGCAAATTACGGTTTTATTTTTGTGTTGGCTATGTTCGCAGGTGGTTTCTTATCTGCAAAACTAGGAGGTCCAAAAGTAGAAAAAGATGAAGGCTGGATTCCACAAACCTGGCGAGATAATCTGGGTTCTTCCTGGAATAAGCGAATGTTTGGAGCTTTTATTTCAGGTTTCTTCATCCTGTTTGGAGCAAGACTCGCCAGTGGCTGCACATCAGGTCACATGATGAGCGGTATGATGCAAACTTCCTTAAGCGGATATTTATTTGCTGCCGGAGTTTTTGCAATTGCAGTTCCTGTTGCAATCTTTGTGTTCAAAAAATAA
- the clpA gene encoding ATP-dependent Clp protease ATP-binding subunit ClpA, producing MLDKELDSCISHVFQKALKERHEFITTEHLMLGLLENQHVQTVLTNIDCDMELLKTELQQHIDNFVTVLPENSEEKPIPTAGFQRVMQRAIYTAQSSEVSVVTGDRVLISFFDDNESYVVFLLAKQGIDRFDVVSFVSHSDLMSIDEQDGDEDFDRDGNSEKEKEQIEQYLVNLNEKALAGQIDPLIGRHKELERTIQILLRRSKNNPLLVGEPGVGKTAIAAGLAKRIVDKEIPELMQDAVVFSLDLGNLLAGTKYRGDFEKRMKKVIQHVKSIPHSILFIDEIHTIIGAGSVSGGTMDASNLLKPALSAGELRCIGATTAQEARTVFDKDRALSRRFQKVDIREPSVKETIEILTGLKSRFEDFHGVKYETSAIEEAVKLTSRHLSDKFLPDKAIDAIDEAGSWQRINNLQNTTIDKSDIRRVVASMAKIPLNDLSGDDVQRLQSLDRNLKMVIFGQDEAIETLTTAIKMSRAGMSKMDKPISNLLFAGPTGVGKTEVVKQLSHVLSLKLLRFDMSEYMEAHSVSRLIGSPPGYVGHEDGGLLTDKVHQNPYSIVLLDEIEKAHPDIFNVLLQVMDRGTLTDSNGRETDFRNVLLIMTTNAGAAEQSRESMGFTEQDHSTDSTAAIKRLFSPEFRNRLDATIQFKKLTEEHVLKIVDKIIIELEAQMSDKDIHFKLSEQAKKWLVAKGYDKAMGARPMHRAVENYIKKPVIDEILFGKLSKGGMVLVDVINNQLGFSIKSNTQLLPNKTATEKSKEE from the coding sequence ATGTTAGATAAGGAGCTCGATAGTTGCATCAGTCATGTTTTCCAAAAAGCGTTAAAAGAACGCCATGAGTTCATTACTACTGAGCATTTGATGCTGGGCTTATTGGAAAATCAGCATGTACAAACCGTTCTGACAAATATTGACTGCGATATGGAGTTGCTGAAAACCGAGCTGCAGCAACATATTGATAATTTTGTAACTGTCCTCCCTGAAAACTCTGAAGAAAAGCCAATTCCAACAGCTGGCTTCCAACGAGTGATGCAAAGAGCCATTTATACCGCACAGAGTTCTGAAGTTTCTGTGGTTACCGGTGATCGAGTATTAATTTCTTTTTTTGATGACAACGAAAGCTATGTAGTCTTTCTGTTGGCAAAACAAGGTATCGACCGCTTTGATGTTGTTAGTTTTGTTTCTCATTCGGATTTAATGTCGATTGATGAACAAGATGGTGATGAAGATTTTGACAGAGATGGCAACTCAGAAAAGGAAAAAGAACAAATTGAACAATATTTGGTCAATTTGAATGAAAAAGCACTTGCCGGCCAGATTGATCCGCTGATTGGTCGTCACAAAGAATTGGAAAGAACCATTCAGATTCTGCTACGCAGAAGCAAAAACAATCCATTATTGGTTGGTGAACCCGGTGTTGGTAAAACTGCAATAGCCGCCGGTTTGGCGAAACGCATTGTCGATAAAGAAATTCCGGAACTGATGCAGGATGCAGTTGTGTTTTCTCTTGATTTAGGCAATTTGCTAGCAGGAACCAAGTATCGTGGTGACTTTGAAAAACGTATGAAAAAAGTCATTCAACATGTCAAAAGCATTCCTCATTCCATATTGTTCATTGATGAAATTCACACGATTATCGGAGCAGGCTCAGTTTCCGGCGGCACGATGGATGCTTCCAATTTGCTCAAACCGGCTTTAAGTGCCGGAGAATTGCGTTGTATTGGTGCGACAACGGCGCAAGAAGCCAGAACTGTTTTCGATAAAGACAGAGCCTTATCGCGCAGATTCCAAAAAGTCGATATTCGCGAGCCCAGCGTTAAAGAAACGATTGAAATACTCACCGGGTTAAAATCACGTTTTGAGGATTTTCACGGCGTAAAATATGAAACTTCCGCTATCGAAGAAGCAGTCAAACTCACTTCCCGGCATTTGTCTGATAAATTTTTACCTGACAAAGCCATCGATGCCATTGATGAAGCCGGTTCATGGCAACGCATCAATAATTTGCAAAACACCACAATTGATAAATCGGATATACGCAGAGTGGTTGCCTCGATGGCAAAAATTCCGCTTAATGACTTAAGCGGTGATGACGTTCAAAGACTTCAGTCATTAGACCGCAATCTGAAAATGGTAATTTTTGGACAAGATGAAGCCATTGAAACACTGACAACAGCCATCAAAATGTCACGAGCAGGCATGTCAAAAATGGACAAACCAATTTCTAACCTTTTGTTTGCTGGACCAACAGGTGTCGGTAAAACTGAAGTTGTAAAACAGTTATCACATGTTTTGAGTTTAAAACTTCTTCGATTTGATATGTCCGAATATATGGAAGCGCACAGTGTTTCCCGTTTGATTGGTTCACCTCCCGGCTATGTTGGGCATGAAGATGGTGGCTTATTAACTGACAAAGTTCATCAAAACCCATACTCCATTGTTTTGCTGGATGAAATTGAAAAAGCTCACCCTGATATTTTTAACGTGTTATTGCAAGTAATGGACAGAGGCACTTTAACGGATTCCAATGGACGGGAAACTGATTTTCGCAATGTATTGTTGATTATGACAACCAATGCCGGTGCTGCTGAACAATCCAGAGAATCTATGGGTTTCACTGAACAAGATCACTCGACAGATAGCACGGCTGCTATCAAACGCCTGTTTTCACCGGAATTTCGTAACCGTTTAGATGCCACTATTCAGTTTAAGAAACTAACCGAAGAACATGTTCTGAAAATTGTTGATAAAATCATTATCGAACTGGAAGCACAAATGTCTGACAAAGACATTCATTTCAAGTTATCCGAACAAGCTAAAAAATGGCTGGTTGCCAAAGGATACGATAAAGCGATGGGCGCCAGACCGATGCACCGTGCGGTTGAAAATTACATCAAGAAACCAGTTATTGATGAAATTCTGTTCGGCAAACTCAGCAAGGGTGGAATGGTCTTGGTTGATGTTATCAATAATCAACTGGGTTTCTCCATTAAAAGTAACACTCAATTGTTACCTAACAAAACCGCAACGGAAAAATCCAAAGAAGAATAA
- the infA gene encoding translation initiation factor IF-1: protein MAKEDVIEFEGVVTETLPNTMFRVELENGHIVTAHISGRMRKNYIRILTGDTVTVELTPYDLMKGRITFRKK, encoded by the coding sequence ATGGCAAAAGAAGATGTAATTGAATTTGAAGGCGTAGTTACAGAAACCCTTCCAAACACGATGTTTCGCGTAGAACTTGAAAATGGTCATATCGTGACAGCGCACATTTCAGGTCGTATGCGTAAAAATTATATTCGTATTTTGACCGGTGATACAGTGACTGTTGAGTTAACTCCTTATGATTTAATGAAGGGTCGTATTACATTTCGTAAGAAATAA
- a CDS encoding DUF6691 family protein, with the protein MKEIILAIVIGGAFGFILHKVGATNPNKIVGFLRLTDLHLAKVILFAIGFSSLLLFILMAAGVIPTSHISVKSSYVGVIVGGAIFGIGFGLGGYCPGTTLAALGAGRKDSIFMILGGLVGAWVYVLLYGWLTENMSWLFDKIGGGAVSLAQTGNEKYPALIDGVSGLVVAGVIAILFMGGAALLPNKLRK; encoded by the coding sequence ATGAAAGAAATAATTTTAGCGATTGTTATCGGTGGTGCTTTCGGTTTTATTTTGCACAAAGTCGGAGCAACAAATCCAAATAAAATCGTCGGTTTCTTAAGATTGACTGATTTGCATTTGGCAAAAGTCATCTTGTTTGCAATAGGATTCTCTAGTTTGCTGTTATTTATTCTGATGGCAGCCGGCGTGATTCCAACTTCGCACATTAGTGTGAAATCTTCTTATGTTGGTGTGATTGTTGGAGGAGCTATTTTTGGGATTGGCTTTGGTCTTGGTGGATATTGTCCGGGAACAACACTAGCTGCATTGGGAGCCGGGCGAAAAGATTCGATTTTCATGATTTTGGGTGGCTTGGTCGGAGCATGGGTTTATGTGCTTTTGTATGGCTGGTTAACTGAAAACATGTCTTGGTTGTTTGATAAAATCGGTGGTGGAGCCGTTTCTTTAGCTCAAACCGGGAATGAAAAATATCCTGCATTGATTGATGGTGTGTCCGGCTTGGTTGTTGCCGGAGTGATCGCCATTTTATTTATGGGTGGTGCTGCATTGTTGCCAAATAAACTTAGAAAATAA
- a CDS encoding beta-eliminating lyase-related protein, with protein MYKKTHQQWLNEVNESKYLDYETDSYNQGPLVEMLEARVSELLGKPSSLFFNKGVTAQLAAMKVSCDARNNNLIALHPQSHIILDEEDAYQILLNLKSISIGKSNQSIIFDDLKSINEIPAIFILELPLRRAGFKLSDWNELLKIRAWCDANNIHLHMDGARLWESAPYYQKSFAEISSLFDSVYVSLYKGIGAISGAVLAGTNDFIEKCKPWRARLGSHLWTTFPSLITSLNGLDNNLPQIPSWVHRAQTLADKLQKIDGLIVDIPQCNSFQLRIHTDNLKELNAKLTQLESEFDMKICRPFSDYSGDSSLKFTEVQVGANHQLIDNEEIVSFFSLLTKSL; from the coding sequence ATGTACAAAAAAACTCATCAGCAGTGGCTGAATGAGGTGAATGAATCAAAGTATTTGGACTATGAAACTGATAGCTATAATCAAGGCCCGTTAGTTGAAATGTTAGAAGCTCGTGTTTCCGAATTACTTGGAAAACCATCAAGTTTGTTTTTCAATAAAGGAGTCACAGCACAATTGGCTGCGATGAAAGTTTCATGTGATGCTCGAAATAACAATCTCATCGCTTTACACCCTCAATCTCACATAATTCTGGATGAAGAAGATGCTTATCAAATACTTTTAAATTTAAAAAGCATTTCTATTGGAAAATCAAATCAATCCATAATTTTTGATGATTTGAAAAGTATCAATGAAATCCCGGCAATATTTATTCTCGAACTTCCACTACGGCGGGCCGGTTTTAAACTTTCTGATTGGAATGAACTTCTGAAAATTCGGGCATGGTGTGATGCCAACAACATCCATCTTCACATGGACGGAGCAAGACTTTGGGAATCAGCTCCTTATTACCAGAAGTCTTTTGCCGAAATCAGCTCTTTATTTGATTCGGTTTATGTTTCACTTTACAAAGGCATCGGAGCTATTTCAGGAGCTGTTCTCGCAGGAACAAATGATTTTATCGAGAAATGCAAACCTTGGAGAGCCAGATTGGGTTCGCATCTATGGACAACTTTTCCATCACTTATCACATCTCTTAATGGTCTGGATAACAATCTTCCTCAAATTCCATCATGGGTTCATCGAGCTCAAACTTTAGCCGATAAACTGCAAAAAATTGACGGACTCATTGTCGACATTCCTCAATGCAATAGTTTCCAATTGCGGATTCACACTGATAACCTGAAAGAATTGAATGCCAAATTAACTCAACTGGAATCCGAGTTTGACATGAAAATTTGTCGTCCATTTTCCGATTACTCAGGAGATTCTTCTTTGAAATTCACAGAAGTACAGGTTGGAGCCAATCACCAGTTAATCGATAATGAGGAAATTGTCTCGTTTTTTTCTTTGCTGACGAAATCTCTCTAA
- a CDS encoding MBL fold metallo-hydrolase, which produces MKNIIAIVFLVISAFVDAHESQAQATYLGNEGVMISNAETKIIFDPFFHNNYEIYQLVPDAILNALFENYEPYNDIDAIFISHAHGDHFAADLVIKYLQKFPQTKLVAPAQAIDQLKDLSEFSSVQNQVISIDIEYKDSPRAY; this is translated from the coding sequence ATGAAAAATATTATCGCAATTGTATTTTTGGTGATTTCAGCATTTGTTGATGCTCATGAAAGCCAAGCTCAGGCAACTTATCTTGGAAACGAAGGGGTAATGATTTCCAATGCAGAGACAAAAATTATATTTGATCCGTTTTTTCATAACAATTATGAAATTTATCAACTGGTTCCTGATGCAATTCTCAATGCATTATTTGAAAATTATGAACCGTATAATGATATTGATGCAATATTCATCAGCCACGCGCATGGAGATCATTTCGCGGCAGATTTGGTGATAAAATATTTACAGAAATTTCCTCAAACAAAACTGGTTGCTCCGGCTCAGGCAATTGATCAATTAAAAGATCTTTCAGAGTTTAGTTCAGTGCAAAATCAGGTTATTTCAATTGATATTGAATATAAGGATTCACCAAGAGCTTATTGA
- the rpsI gene encoding 30S ribosomal protein S9: MANQQYYGTGRRKSSIARVFLTPGSGNITINDKPIDDYFGRGTSIMVVKQPLEKLEVANQWDVKCTVVGGGNTGQAGAIRLGISRALLESDELFRKPLRDAGFLTRDARKVERKKVGLRKARRAVQFSKR; encoded by the coding sequence ATGGCTAATCAACAATATTATGGTACCGGAAGACGTAAATCTTCAATAGCTCGTGTATTTTTGACTCCGGGTTCAGGAAATATCACGATTAATGACAAACCAATCGACGACTATTTTGGTAGAGGAACTTCTATCATGGTTGTGAAACAACCTCTAGAGAAGCTCGAAGTAGCTAATCAATGGGATGTGAAATGTACAGTTGTCGGTGGCGGAAACACAGGGCAAGCCGGCGCGATTCGTTTGGGAATCTCAAGAGCATTGCTTGAAAGTGATGAGTTATTCAGAAAGCCTCTAAGAGACGCAGGCTTCCTGACTCGTGATGCCAGAAAAGTGGAAAGAAAGAAAGTGGGTCTTCGCAAAGCGAGACGTGCTGTTCAGTTCTCGAAACGTTAA
- a CDS encoding aminotransferase class V-fold PLP-dependent enzyme — translation MSDLLNKAKEYAEAYLNKMNNEKIQVGDEARQNLSNLDFDLQSESVDEIEVIERMNKYIEPATMKMTSSKFFGFVIGGSYPVSVASNWMSTAWDQNTGLELTTPATAAVESVSSKWLLKILGLPKDSATAFVTGATVANFTALAAARNHVFKTADWDVEADGLIGAPDLQIIISEESHPTVYKSLAMLGLGRNRVTKVKTDNQGRIDISSFPEVKENSIVITQAGNINSGACDPIAEICDLVKNKNSWVHVDGAFGLWAKASSKYKYLLEGVEKADSWATDAHKWLNVPYDSGLAFVKHKHALKAAMAITASYLPTKNAGRNPSDYTPELSRRARGVDIYAVLHHLGTSGVEELVNRCCACAKQFAEGFVAAGYKVMNDVVLNQVVVDFGSEELNLKILDAVQKEGTCWVGQTIWKGITAMRISVSNWQTNSQDVDESLNVILRIAEEIKGK, via the coding sequence ATGAGTGATTTATTAAATAAGGCAAAAGAATATGCAGAAGCCTATTTAAACAAAATGAACAACGAAAAAATTCAGGTTGGTGATGAAGCCAGACAGAATTTATCGAATTTGGATTTTGACTTGCAGAGTGAATCTGTTGATGAAATTGAAGTAATCGAGCGCATGAACAAGTATATTGAGCCGGCAACTATGAAGATGACTTCATCAAAGTTTTTCGGGTTTGTGATAGGCGGTTCCTATCCTGTCAGTGTTGCCTCAAACTGGATGTCAACTGCATGGGATCAAAATACCGGATTAGAACTCACAACTCCGGCAACAGCTGCGGTGGAATCTGTTTCATCAAAATGGTTGTTGAAAATTCTTGGACTGCCGAAAGATTCAGCAACCGCATTTGTGACCGGTGCAACAGTTGCCAATTTCACTGCGTTGGCAGCGGCGAGAAATCATGTATTCAAAACAGCAGATTGGGATGTGGAAGCTGATGGACTTATTGGAGCTCCTGATTTGCAAATCATTATTTCAGAAGAATCTCATCCGACTGTTTATAAATCGCTGGCCATGTTAGGTTTGGGCCGCAATCGGGTGACTAAAGTGAAAACTGATAATCAGGGTCGAATAGATATTAGCAGTTTTCCTGAAGTCAAAGAAAACTCGATTGTTATCACTCAAGCCGGAAATATCAACTCAGGAGCTTGTGATCCGATTGCTGAAATCTGTGATTTGGTCAAAAATAAAAACTCATGGGTGCATGTTGACGGTGCTTTCGGGCTTTGGGCAAAAGCCAGTTCTAAATATAAGTATCTTTTGGAAGGAGTCGAAAAAGCAGATTCCTGGGCAACAGATGCTCACAAATGGCTTAATGTTCCTTATGATTCGGGTTTAGCTTTTGTCAAACATAAACATGCGTTAAAAGCAGCAATGGCGATTACTGCATCTTATTTACCTACAAAAAATGCGGGGCGCAATCCTTCGGATTACACACCTGAATTATCAAGAAGAGCACGCGGCGTTGATATTTACGCAGTTTTGCATCATTTGGGAACATCCGGTGTTGAAGAATTAGTCAATCGTTGTTGTGCCTGTGCCAAACAATTTGCTGAAGGTTTTGTTGCTGCAGGTTATAAAGTCATGAATGATGTGGTTCTGAATCAGGTTGTGGTTGATTTTGGTTCCGAAGAATTAAATTTGAAGATTCTGGATGCTGTACAAAAAGAGGGCACATGCTGGGTTGGCCAAACGATTTGGAAAGGTATAACAGCGATGCGTATCAGTGTCAGCAACTGGCAGACAAATTCACAGGATGTTGACGAGAGTTTAAATGTAATTTTGAGGATAGCCGAAGAAATAAAAGGTAAATAA